In bacterium, the following proteins share a genomic window:
- a CDS encoding epoxyqueuosine reductase, which translates to MEDERNPKKLSEFARTFLTEIGACEVGVCTTETLAGGPPSTDLEYVLPGAKSAVSFAVPMDQEKIERYLAKESHADHQEDNIQVNFKVSGMAAGLADYWNQKGIPSKGVAVNAVYRHDTPGGMYDFKPDISHRYLAVRSGVGWFGLSGNVITPNHGASVILGSVVTTAELEPSQPRDEDGKYCDECQLCFASCTSGLMAKKARTSVSLGDREFSHSERRTFQRCDLVCGGFAGLAKNGKWSTWSPGRFEVPEKDEDVEDTLIGAVGASLLRPEIPGGFHHSAFPASKKLNVTCANCQLICHPDRDERKRRYKLLIKGGVVVQNPDGTLEAVAPAEAKRRMAAMSPEQRAMYEKV; encoded by the coding sequence CTGGAAGACGAGCGGAACCCGAAGAAGCTCAGCGAGTTCGCACGGACCTTCCTGACCGAGATCGGAGCCTGCGAGGTGGGGGTCTGTACCACCGAGACCCTGGCCGGCGGCCCGCCCTCCACTGACCTGGAGTACGTGCTTCCCGGAGCGAAGTCTGCAGTGAGCTTCGCGGTTCCGATGGACCAGGAAAAGATCGAGCGCTACCTGGCCAAGGAGAGCCACGCCGACCACCAGGAGGACAACATCCAGGTCAACTTCAAGGTCTCCGGCATGGCAGCGGGCCTGGCCGACTACTGGAACCAGAAGGGAATTCCCTCCAAGGGCGTGGCCGTCAACGCGGTGTACCGACACGACACGCCCGGAGGGATGTACGACTTCAAGCCCGATATCTCCCATCGCTACCTGGCCGTTCGTTCTGGTGTCGGCTGGTTTGGCCTCTCCGGGAACGTGATCACGCCGAACCACGGTGCGTCGGTCATCCTGGGCTCTGTGGTCACCACGGCCGAACTCGAGCCGAGCCAGCCTCGTGACGAAGACGGCAAATACTGCGACGAATGCCAGCTCTGCTTCGCCTCTTGTACCTCGGGCTTGATGGCAAAGAAGGCCAGGACGAGCGTGTCGCTAGGCGACCGGGAGTTCAGCCACTCAGAACGGCGCACCTTCCAGCGCTGTGATCTCGTCTGCGGTGGGTTCGCCGGGCTCGCGAAAAATGGCAAGTGGTCGACCTGGTCTCCGGGACGGTTCGAGGTTCCGGAAAAGGATGAAGATGTCGAGGACACCCTGATCGGGGCAGTTGGCGCATCGCTGCTGCGCCCCGAGATCCCTGGAGGTTTCCACCACTCGGCGTTTCCGGCCTCGAAGAAGCTCAACGTCACCTGCGCCAACTGCCAGCTCATCTGTCATCCCGATCGGGATGAGCGCAAGCGCCGCTACAAGCTCCTGATCAAGGGCGGCGTGGTCGTACAGAACCCCGACGGCACGCTCGAAGCGGTGGCACCCGCGGAGGCGAAACGCCGCATGGCCGCGATGAGTCCCGAACAACGGGCGATGTACGAGAAGGTGTAG
- a CDS encoding TetR/AcrR family transcriptional regulator translates to MPRGRAGETKDGNGPPAGRSARRRERTRTKLLAAAHAVMARKGSGAVTIQEITNEADVGFGSFYNHFESKAAIIETMMSEAVESFGGALDRIADVVDDPAEILAASLRYGVRRAANDPDWGWFLVRTGLSPFHLRTGLSARLARDIRVGMEAGRLHVEDPEATFYAVAGTVLALMAARMDGSVEDEAPERAAILALNLLGIRNPEASEIAHRPLPAIEFPG, encoded by the coding sequence ATGCCGAGGGGGAGAGCGGGGGAAACAAAGGATGGGAATGGCCCGCCCGCCGGGCGCTCTGCGCGCAGGCGTGAGCGGACGCGCACCAAGCTGCTGGCGGCTGCCCATGCTGTCATGGCCCGCAAGGGATCGGGCGCCGTCACCATCCAGGAGATCACCAACGAGGCCGACGTCGGCTTTGGCTCCTTCTACAACCACTTCGAATCGAAGGCGGCCATCATCGAGACAATGATGTCCGAGGCGGTGGAAAGCTTCGGCGGTGCTCTCGACCGGATTGCCGACGTCGTGGATGATCCGGCAGAGATCCTGGCCGCCTCCCTGCGCTACGGCGTGCGACGAGCCGCCAACGATCCGGACTGGGGCTGGTTCCTGGTCCGCACCGGACTGTCTCCGTTTCACCTGCGCACGGGACTGAGCGCGCGGCTGGCGCGAGACATCCGGGTCGGCATGGAGGCCGGCCGCCTGCATGTCGAGGATCCCGAGGCCACATTCTATGCGGTGGCCGGGACGGTACTGGCTCTTATGGCCGCTCGGATGGACGGCTCCGTCGAGGACGAAGCTCCCGAGCGCGCGGCCATCTTGGCCCTGAATCTCCTGGGCATCCGAAACCCCGAGGCATCCGAGATCGCTCATCGCCCCCTTCCCGCGATAGAGTTCCCTGGGTAA
- a CDS encoding M23 family metallopeptidase: MRRTSLILLLLLVFPASDLQAEQQSPHSLEAAVAEIMESVHEALEHGRTGPELDPVLMREEIQGRLRARPTSESFKEWLDDRMNQSMYSFAPLGAIHDQSAAYGFPFDEATPRPMTSGPGDRLHQGKDWNAVDFGLPIGTPVLASRDGVVARVVDGYTEGGLEPRLEPRANTVLVLHADGSFAVYAHLSPGIPVSPGQQVRIGDWIGSSGNTGYSSGPHLHMAVYVLTANTRVESVPWVFADLRGSLSELVPGRLYPTQESRAAGQRDQLLDRGVDQAMDSVHRAVDAGQTGPEFDAEGVQAEIRRRIDRGEDTAAVSKWVVAEINTSLHSFAELDPVYDDRAIYRLPFEEATVTARPRMEKVIGQGRHRNAVGFRLPRQTRILASRSGTVERIVQRPERAKSPSSTSGHTVIVSHDDGSFCAYSKLSPDIDVSIGDWIEVGQVIGETGSTRDSESSEIHLTVYVKTSSGLDSIPITFGP, from the coding sequence ATGCGCCGGACATCACTGATTCTCCTGCTGCTCTTGGTTTTCCCAGCTTCCGATCTCCAGGCGGAACAGCAAAGCCCGCATTCGCTCGAGGCGGCAGTGGCGGAGATCATGGAGAGCGTCCACGAGGCCCTCGAGCATGGAAGGACGGGACCCGAGCTGGACCCCGTGCTGATGCGCGAGGAGATCCAGGGGCGCCTGCGCGCGCGGCCGACGAGCGAGTCTTTCAAGGAGTGGCTCGACGACCGCATGAATCAAAGCATGTATTCGTTCGCGCCCTTGGGTGCGATTCATGATCAGAGCGCAGCCTACGGATTTCCGTTTGATGAGGCGACGCCGCGCCCCATGACGAGCGGCCCCGGTGACAGACTCCATCAGGGCAAGGACTGGAATGCCGTCGACTTTGGACTGCCGATTGGAACACCGGTGCTCGCGTCCCGAGACGGCGTCGTTGCGCGCGTCGTAGACGGGTACACGGAGGGTGGCCTGGAGCCGCGGCTGGAACCGAGGGCCAACACCGTGCTGGTCCTTCACGCAGACGGCAGCTTCGCCGTCTACGCACACCTCTCCCCCGGTATTCCGGTCTCCCCGGGGCAGCAAGTTCGCATCGGTGACTGGATCGGGTCCAGCGGCAACACGGGGTACTCCAGCGGCCCGCATCTGCACATGGCCGTCTACGTGCTGACAGCGAACACTCGTGTCGAGTCGGTCCCTTGGGTGTTCGCGGATCTACGAGGGAGCCTCTCCGAACTGGTTCCGGGCCGCCTGTACCCGACGCAAGAGTCGAGAGCTGCGGGGCAACGCGACCAGTTGCTTGATCGGGGCGTCGACCAGGCCATGGATTCCGTGCATCGTGCGGTCGACGCTGGTCAGACTGGACCGGAGTTCGATGCCGAAGGCGTTCAGGCAGAGATCCGTCGGCGCATCGATCGCGGGGAGGACACGGCCGCGGTTTCGAAATGGGTCGTTGCCGAGATCAATACCAGCTTGCACTCATTCGCAGAGCTCGATCCGGTTTACGACGACAGGGCCATCTACAGGCTGCCCTTCGAGGAAGCAACGGTCACAGCGCGGCCTCGAATGGAGAAGGTGATCGGACAGGGCCGGCATCGCAACGCGGTCGGCTTCAGGTTGCCGCGCCAGACGAGGATCCTGGCCTCTCGCAGCGGTACCGTAGAGCGAATCGTCCAGCGCCCCGAGAGGGCCAAGTCCCCTTCGTCGACCTCCGGTCACACTGTGATCGTTTCCCACGATGACGGGAGCTTTTGCGCATACAGTAAGCTCTCTCCCGATATTGACGTCTCGATCGGCGATTGGATTGAGGTTGGACAAGTAATCGGCGAGACAGGCAGTACACGGGACTCGGAAAGCTCCGAGATTCACCTGACCGTCTACGTAAAGACCTCGTCCGGCTTGGACTCCATCCCAATCACTTTCGGGCCTTAG